A part of Roseitalea porphyridii genomic DNA contains:
- a CDS encoding fasciclin domain-containing protein, which translates to MFYRRILTAAAITLSLGTAAAQADNPMVGGAAMYEDRNIVENAVNSADHSTLVAAVKAAGLVDTLSSEGPFTVFAPTNDAFAALPDGTVESLLQPENKDQLTRILTCHVIGAEAMSGAIAQMVADDGGMHPVTTVGGCEFTVMTDGDDIKIEDGQGRVATVTIADVDQSNGVIHVIDTVLLPAS; encoded by the coding sequence ATGTTCTACCGCCGCATTCTGACCGCCGCCGCGATCACCCTTTCGCTCGGCACCGCTGCCGCGCAGGCCGACAACCCCATGGTCGGCGGCGCCGCCATGTATGAGGACCGCAACATCGTCGAGAACGCCGTGAACTCGGCCGACCACAGCACGCTGGTCGCTGCCGTCAAGGCCGCAGGCCTGGTCGACACGCTGTCGTCTGAAGGCCCGTTCACGGTCTTCGCGCCGACCAATGACGCGTTCGCCGCGCTGCCCGACGGCACCGTGGAATCGCTGCTCCAGCCCGAGAACAAGGATCAGCTCACCAGGATCCTGACGTGCCACGTGATCGGCGCCGAAGCCATGTCGGGCGCGATCGCCCAGATGGTCGCTGACGATGGCGGCATGCATCCCGTCACCACGGTCGGCGGATGCGAGTTCACCGTCATGACCGACGGCGACGACATCAAGATCGAGGACGGGCAGGGCCGCGTCGCCACCGTCACGATCGCTGATGTGGACCAGTCGAACGGCGTCATCCACGTCATCGACACGGTTCTCCTGCCGGCTTCGTAA
- a CDS encoding zinc-dependent alcohol dehydrogenase family protein gives MKAALLERYDAPLTIASVPDPECPADGAIVAVRACGVCRSDHHAWKGLDPDVVLPHVMGHELAGEIVETGPACRHFRVGDRVTAPFILGCGHCADCQSGRPTICEDQSGIGFTVWGAFAERLAITAADFNLVHLPETMDFVSAAGMGCRVTTAWRALTDRADIRPGEWLAVHGAGGVGLSAIMIAAALGARVLAVDVSDAALAKARELGANAVLNATGIHDVGQAVRDLTGGGAHVSIDALGSAVTFDNALRSLRKLGRHVQIGMPVGASATVPLPLLELVYARQLTLHGTRGLGARQFAPMMDMIAGGRLDPGQLVTRTIPLSAAGDALAEMDGVQPAGVTVIDMAMG, from the coding sequence ATGAAGGCCGCGCTTCTGGAGCGTTATGACGCGCCCCTGACGATCGCATCGGTGCCCGATCCCGAATGCCCGGCCGACGGGGCCATCGTCGCAGTGCGCGCCTGCGGCGTGTGCCGGTCGGACCATCACGCCTGGAAGGGCCTCGACCCGGACGTCGTCCTGCCGCACGTGATGGGCCATGAACTTGCCGGCGAAATCGTCGAGACCGGGCCCGCCTGTCGCCATTTCAGGGTCGGCGACCGCGTCACGGCGCCCTTCATCCTGGGCTGCGGCCACTGCGCCGACTGTCAGTCCGGCCGTCCGACCATATGCGAAGACCAGTCCGGCATCGGCTTCACCGTCTGGGGCGCGTTCGCCGAACGGCTTGCGATCACGGCCGCCGACTTCAACCTCGTCCACCTGCCTGAGACGATGGATTTCGTCTCCGCCGCCGGCATGGGCTGCCGGGTCACCACCGCCTGGCGCGCGCTGACCGACCGCGCGGACATCCGGCCCGGAGAATGGCTGGCCGTGCACGGCGCGGGCGGCGTCGGCCTGTCGGCGATCATGATCGCCGCCGCGCTCGGTGCGCGGGTGCTGGCCGTCGATGTCAGCGACGCGGCGCTGGCCAAGGCCAGGGAACTGGGCGCCAACGCGGTGCTGAACGCGACCGGCATCCACGATGTCGGCCAGGCGGTGCGCGACCTGACAGGTGGCGGCGCGCATGTGTCGATCGACGCGCTCGGTAGCGCCGTCACCTTCGACAACGCGCTGCGGTCGCTGCGCAAGCTCGGCCGGCACGTGCAGATCGGCATGCCGGTCGGTGCGAGTGCCACCGTGCCGTTGCCGCTGCTCGAGCTGGTCTATGCGCGTCAGCTGACGTTGCACGGCACGCGCGGGCTGGGCGCCCGCCAGTTCGCGCCGATGATGGACATGATCGCCGGCGGCCGGCTCGATCCGGGCCAACTCGTCACGCGCACGATCCCGCTGTCGGCGGCCGGGGACGCGCTTGCCGAAATGGACGGAGTCCAGCCCGCAGGCGTCACCGTGATCGACATGGCGATGGGTTGA
- a CDS encoding sigma-70 family RNA polymerase sigma factor, whose amino-acid sequence MPDADDIEKLIERCSLGDRAAFRALYDRTSAKLFGICLRVLKDRGDAQEALQEAYVKIWRGSQAFAANGHSPMGWLVVITRNQAIDRLRARRPEAADIDEALDLADDGPDPEGAAVIAGENRRLADCLDELEAKRADAVRSAYMEGFSYRELAERHDVPINTMRTWLRRSLMKLKACLER is encoded by the coding sequence TTGCCCGATGCCGATGACATCGAAAAGCTGATCGAACGCTGCTCGCTCGGCGATCGCGCGGCGTTTCGCGCCCTCTACGACCGCACCTCCGCGAAACTTTTCGGCATCTGCCTGCGTGTTCTCAAGGACAGGGGCGATGCCCAGGAAGCGTTGCAAGAGGCATATGTGAAGATCTGGCGCGGGTCGCAGGCGTTCGCGGCCAACGGTCACAGCCCGATGGGCTGGCTGGTCGTGATCACCCGCAACCAGGCGATCGACCGGCTGCGGGCGCGCCGGCCGGAGGCGGCCGACATCGACGAGGCGCTCGATCTGGCCGACGACGGACCCGATCCCGAGGGCGCCGCGGTGATCGCCGGGGAGAACCGCCGGCTCGCCGACTGCCTCGACGAACTGGAGGCCAAACGGGCCGACGCCGTGCGCTCGGCCTACATGGAAGGATTTTCCTATCGTGAGCTCGCCGAGCGTCACGATGTACCGATCAACACGATGCGAACCTGGCTCCGCCGGTCGCTGATGAAGCTGAAAGCGTGCCTTGAACGATGA
- the msrB gene encoding peptide-methionine (R)-S-oxide reductase MsrB: MKRRTLLLGGSGLAALAAGGLGAWRITAADDAAVGQSGFAVTRTEERWRMLLTDAEFQVMREMGTERPFSSPLNAEDRAGTYLCKGCALPVYASDTKFESGTGWPSFTEALPDAVGTQDDDTLFATRTEVHCRRCGSHLGHIFDDGPPPTGKRHCLNGLALQFLPA, from the coding sequence ATGAAACGCCGAACGCTTCTTCTTGGCGGCTCCGGTCTGGCGGCGCTCGCCGCCGGCGGCCTTGGGGCCTGGCGCATCACCGCCGCCGATGACGCCGCCGTAGGCCAAAGCGGCTTCGCCGTGACCCGCACCGAGGAGCGGTGGCGGATGCTCCTGACCGACGCCGAATTTCAGGTCATGCGCGAGATGGGCACCGAACGCCCCTTTTCGAGCCCGCTCAATGCCGAGGACCGCGCCGGCACCTATCTGTGCAAGGGGTGCGCGCTGCCGGTCTATGCCTCGGACACGAAGTTCGAAAGCGGCACCGGCTGGCCGAGCTTCACCGAGGCTTTGCCGGATGCGGTCGGCACGCAGGACGACGATACCCTGTTTGCAACGCGCACCGAGGTCCATTGCCGCCGCTGCGGCAGCCATCTGGGCCATATCTTCGATGACGGCCCGCCGCCCACCGGCAAACGCCACTGCTTGAACGGCCTTGCGCTGCAATTCCTGCCGGCGTGA
- a CDS encoding excalibur calcium-binding domain-containing protein, with the protein MTRRIAAMSVAGLVIISAASPAIAARCTDYWNCEQAVRAWCNGSHPRADGDGDGIPCENV; encoded by the coding sequence ATGACACGACGGATCGCGGCAATGAGCGTTGCTGGCCTCGTCATCATATCGGCGGCAAGTCCGGCGATCGCAGCGCGATGCACGGACTACTGGAACTGCGAACAGGCCGTGCGCGCCTGGTGCAACGGTTCGCATCCTCGCGCGGACGGCGATGGCGACGGCATACCGTGCGAGAACGTCTGA
- a CDS encoding LysE family translocator encodes MDPQLLIAFATFAFVSSITPGPNNLMLMASGANFGLRRTIPHMLGIGIGFTVMIVLVGIGLMGLFDAVPASYTILRIVSVAYLLWLAWKIANAAAPGTRGRASGRPLTFLQAAAFQWVNPKAWTMALTAITVYAPDRSLGAIGLVALVFGLINLPTVSTWTLIGQQMQKFLTDERRLQIFNWTMAALLVASLWPVLA; translated from the coding sequence ATGGACCCGCAGTTGCTCATCGCCTTTGCGACCTTCGCCTTCGTCTCCTCGATCACGCCGGGGCCGAACAATCTCATGCTGATGGCGTCGGGCGCCAATTTCGGTCTCAGGCGAACCATCCCGCACATGCTCGGCATCGGCATCGGCTTCACGGTGATGATCGTGCTGGTCGGCATCGGCCTGATGGGCCTGTTCGACGCCGTGCCCGCAAGTTACACCATTCTGAGGATCGTCTCGGTCGCCTATCTGCTCTGGCTGGCCTGGAAGATCGCCAACGCGGCCGCGCCCGGGACCAGGGGCCGGGCCTCCGGCAGGCCGCTGACGTTCCTGCAGGCGGCCGCGTTCCAGTGGGTCAACCCGAAGGCGTGGACGATGGCGCTGACCGCGATCACCGTCTATGCGCCGGACCGCAGCCTTGGCGCGATCGGGCTCGTCGCGCTCGTCTTCGGCCTGATCAACCTGCCGACCGTCAGCACGTGGACGCTGATCGGCCAGCAGATGCAGAAATTCCTGACCGACGAACGCCGGCTGCAGATCTTCAACTGGACCATGGCGGCGCTGCTCGTCGCCTCGCTCTGGCCGGTGCTGGCCTGA
- a CDS encoding Lrp/AsnC family transcriptional regulator, translating into MNTLDPKSEEILRILTRDGRISNIDLAARVNLSPSACLRRVQELERSGVITAYRAVTDRSKVGKTFAAYVGVGLAEHSKAAQEDFERAIAHASEVRECHNVTGMIEYLLRVEVADIADYKRFHADVLGAIPQVRSITTYVVMGSPKDERA; encoded by the coding sequence ATGAACACACTCGATCCAAAGAGCGAAGAAATATTGCGCATTCTGACGCGCGACGGTCGGATCAGCAATATCGATCTGGCCGCGCGCGTGAACCTGTCACCCTCCGCCTGCCTGCGGCGCGTGCAGGAACTGGAGCGTTCGGGCGTGATCACCGCCTACCGGGCGGTGACCGATCGATCGAAGGTGGGCAAGACGTTCGCGGCCTATGTGGGCGTCGGGCTCGCCGAGCACTCCAAGGCCGCGCAGGAGGACTTCGAACGCGCCATCGCGCACGCGTCGGAGGTGCGCGAGTGCCACAACGTGACCGGGATGATCGAATATCTGCTCCGGGTCGAGGTCGCCGACATCGCCGACTACAAGCGGTTCCACGCCGACGTGCTCGGCGCGATCCCGCAGGTTCGCTCGATCACCACCTATGTCGTGATGGGCTCGCCGAAGGACGAGCGGGCTTGA
- a CDS encoding cupin domain-containing protein, producing the protein MSQDKPQPAAIEAASAPPRGRKSNYPEPFAGRMAGRDKRPLGDLFGLTNFGVNLTRLAPGGESALLHGHSRQDEFVYVLEGNPTLVTESGETALAPGMCAGFPAGGQAHRLVNRTGADVVYLEIGDRTPDDAVTYPEDDLTATLDDAGRWVFTRKDGTPY; encoded by the coding sequence GTGAGCCAGGACAAGCCGCAGCCGGCCGCCATCGAAGCGGCGAGCGCGCCGCCGCGCGGCCGCAAGTCGAACTATCCCGAACCTTTCGCCGGCCGCATGGCCGGCCGCGACAAGCGGCCGCTCGGCGATCTGTTCGGGCTGACCAATTTCGGCGTCAACCTGACCCGGCTCGCGCCCGGCGGCGAAAGCGCCCTGCTGCACGGCCATTCGCGGCAGGACGAGTTCGTCTATGTGCTCGAGGGGAACCCGACGCTCGTCACCGAGAGCGGCGAGACCGCGCTGGCGCCGGGCATGTGCGCCGGCTTTCCGGCCGGCGGGCAGGCCCATCGTCTGGTCAACCGGACGGGTGCCGATGTCGTCTATCTGGAGATCGGCGACCGGACGCCGGACGATGCGGTCACCTATCCGGAGGACGACCTGACGGCGACGCTCGACGATGCGGGGCGATGGGTCTTCACCCGCAAGGACGGAACCCCCTACTGA
- the fghA gene encoding S-formylglutathione hydrolase, with the protein MNPVLSHKCFGGLLTVHDHDSAVTNCTMRFAVYSPPQAETEAVPVLWYLSGLTCTWQNVNEKAGIQRYAAEHGIMVVFPDTSPRGDDVADDAAYDLGQGAGFYLTATEEPWARHFRMDRYVVDELPGLIADMFPKADMDRQGITGHSMGGHGALTLHLKHPERYRSVSAFAPIVAPTQVPWGEKAFSTYLGPDRTVWNDYDATKLVARRRTDAHILIDQGGSDQFLAEQLRPELFAEACRHAGQKLTLNMREGYDHSYYFVGTFLAEHFAHHGVTLKG; encoded by the coding sequence ATGAACCCCGTCCTTTCCCACAAATGCTTCGGCGGCCTTCTGACCGTGCACGATCACGACAGCGCGGTCACGAACTGCACCATGCGCTTTGCGGTCTATTCGCCCCCGCAGGCCGAAACCGAAGCCGTGCCGGTCCTTTGGTACCTGTCGGGCCTGACCTGCACCTGGCAGAACGTCAACGAGAAGGCCGGCATCCAGCGCTATGCGGCCGAGCACGGAATCATGGTCGTCTTCCCCGACACCTCGCCGCGCGGCGACGACGTCGCCGACGACGCGGCCTACGATCTGGGGCAGGGCGCGGGCTTCTACCTGACCGCGACCGAGGAACCCTGGGCGCGCCATTTCCGCATGGACCGTTACGTGGTCGACGAACTGCCCGGCCTGATCGCCGATATGTTCCCCAAGGCCGACATGGACCGGCAGGGCATCACGGGCCATTCGATGGGTGGGCACGGCGCGCTGACGCTGCACCTGAAACATCCCGAGCGCTACCGGTCGGTCTCGGCCTTCGCGCCGATCGTCGCGCCCACGCAGGTCCCGTGGGGCGAAAAGGCCTTCAGCACCTATCTGGGCCCGGACCGGACGGTCTGGAACGACTATGACGCAACGAAGCTCGTCGCGCGCCGGCGAACCGACGCCCACATCCTGATCGACCAGGGCGGTTCGGACCAGTTCCTCGCCGAACAGCTTCGGCCCGAGCTGTTCGCCGAGGCCTGCCGCCATGCCGGTCAGAAGCTGACGCTGAACATGCGCGAGGGCTACGATCATTCCTACTATTTCGTCGGCACGTTCCTGGCCGAGCACTTCGCACACCATGGCGTGACGCTGAAGGGCTGA
- a CDS encoding electron transfer flavoprotein-ubiquinone oxidoreductase: MSDANAADDPRNEPRESMEFDVVIVGAGPAGLAAAIRLKQIDENLSVVVLEKGAEVGAHILSGAVIDPVGLDRLFPDWRDDSDPPLKTPVTADHFLYLGPAGAVRLPNFMMPPLMNNHGNYTASLGNVCRWMAGRAEALGVEIYPGFAAAELVYDDNGAVKGVATGDMGIGRDGEPTAAFARGMELHGKYVLIGEGVRGSLAKQLIAKFELDRDSEPGKFGLGMKELWEVDPAKHRPGLVQHSFGWPLPNGTGGGSFLYHLEDNQVAVGFVVHLNYKNPYLKPFEEFQRFKTHPRIRETFEGGKRIAYGARAITEGGWQSVPKVSFPGGALIGCSAGFVNVPRIKGSHNAMLSGILAADKCAEAIAGGKANDGALDAYEAEWREGAIGHDLKRVRNVKPLWTRFGTMMGVAIGGLDMWINQITGGWSPLGTLGHGKADYAATERAGRHKPIDYPKPDGEISFDRLSSVFLSNTNHEEDQPIHLKVQDDALQKRSEYAEFAGLSWRYCPAGVYEWIDAEGNTLGDGATRTPDDAARFQINAQNCVHCKTCDIKDPNQNINWTVPQGGEGPVYPNM, from the coding sequence ATGAGCGACGCCAACGCAGCGGACGACCCCAGGAACGAGCCGCGCGAATCCATGGAGTTCGACGTGGTCATCGTCGGCGCCGGCCCGGCCGGGCTCGCCGCGGCGATCCGGCTCAAGCAGATCGACGAGAACCTTTCGGTGGTCGTGCTCGAAAAGGGCGCCGAGGTGGGAGCGCACATCCTGTCGGGCGCGGTGATCGATCCGGTCGGGCTCGACAGGCTGTTCCCCGACTGGCGCGACGATTCCGACCCGCCGCTGAAAACGCCGGTCACCGCCGACCATTTCCTCTATCTGGGGCCGGCCGGCGCCGTCCGGCTGCCCAATTTCATGATGCCGCCGCTGATGAACAATCACGGCAACTACACCGCTTCGCTCGGCAATGTCTGCCGCTGGATGGCCGGACGCGCCGAGGCGCTGGGCGTGGAGATCTATCCCGGTTTCGCCGCCGCCGAACTGGTTTACGACGACAATGGCGCGGTCAAGGGCGTGGCGACCGGCGACATGGGCATCGGACGCGACGGCGAGCCGACGGCCGCGTTCGCGCGCGGCATGGAGCTGCACGGCAAGTATGTGCTGATCGGCGAAGGCGTGCGCGGCTCGCTCGCCAAGCAGCTCATCGCAAAGTTCGAACTGGACCGGGACAGCGAGCCGGGCAAGTTCGGCCTCGGCATGAAGGAACTCTGGGAGGTCGATCCGGCCAAGCACCGGCCCGGCCTGGTCCAGCACTCGTTCGGCTGGCCGCTGCCCAACGGCACCGGTGGCGGCTCGTTCCTCTATCACCTCGAGGACAACCAGGTGGCCGTCGGCTTCGTCGTGCACCTGAACTACAAGAACCCCTACCTGAAGCCGTTCGAGGAGTTCCAGCGCTTCAAGACCCATCCAAGGATCCGCGAGACCTTCGAGGGCGGCAAGCGCATCGCCTACGGGGCGCGCGCGATCACCGAGGGCGGATGGCAGTCGGTACCGAAGGTGTCGTTTCCCGGCGGCGCGCTGATCGGCTGTTCGGCCGGCTTCGTCAACGTGCCGCGCATCAAGGGTTCGCACAACGCCATGCTGTCGGGCATTCTGGCGGCCGACAAGTGCGCCGAGGCGATCGCCGGCGGCAAGGCCAACGACGGGGCGCTCGATGCCTACGAGGCCGAATGGCGCGAGGGCGCGATCGGCCACGACCTGAAGCGCGTCCGCAACGTCAAGCCGCTGTGGACCCGCTTCGGCACGATGATGGGTGTCGCCATCGGCGGCCTCGACATGTGGATCAACCAGATTACCGGCGGCTGGTCGCCGCTGGGCACGCTCGGCCACGGCAAGGCGGATTATGCGGCGACCGAACGGGCCGGCCGGCACAAGCCGATCGACTATCCCAAGCCCGACGGCGAGATCAGCTTTGACCGGCTGTCCTCGGTGTTCCTGTCGAACACCAATCACGAGGAAGACCAGCCGATCCATCTGAAGGTACAGGACGACGCGCTGCAGAAGCGCTCGGAATATGCCGAGTTCGCCGGCCTTTCGTGGCGCTACTGCCCCGCCGGCGTCTATGAATGGATCGATGCCGAGGGCAACACGCTGGGCGACGGCGCCACGCGCACGCCCGACGATGCGGCGCGGTTCCAGATCAACGCGCAGAACTGCGTGCACTGCAAGACCTGCGACATCAAGGACCCCAACCAGAACATCAACTGGACGGTGCCGCAGGGCGGCGAAGGCCCGGTCTATCCGAACATGTAG
- a CDS encoding anti-sigma factor, which translates to MPDERDDRLAAEYALGVLPHAERRAFADRLEREPALRLAVERWQERLLPMADEIEPAPPPVGLADTIEQRLFGAAPASAPRRAIWPWRALAFASLAGMIVFGGLYLDALRNGEELPRYVATVSGETDAVRLAVLVDGERGQVTVRHEGATPPQGRDYELWLIEGDNPPVSLGVIDANGRTAIDTAPDLRDALAGAVLAVSDEPAGGSPTGAPTGAVLATGSLLPF; encoded by the coding sequence ATGCCTGACGAGCGAGACGACCGGCTTGCGGCCGAGTACGCCCTTGGCGTGCTGCCGCACGCCGAGCGCCGCGCGTTCGCGGACAGGCTCGAACGCGAGCCGGCGCTGCGGCTGGCCGTCGAGCGCTGGCAGGAACGGCTCCTGCCGATGGCCGACGAGATCGAGCCGGCGCCGCCGCCCGTCGGACTCGCCGACACGATCGAGCAGCGCCTGTTCGGCGCCGCCCCCGCATCGGCGCCGCGCCGCGCGATCTGGCCGTGGCGTGCGCTGGCGTTCGCCTCGCTCGCCGGCATGATCGTCTTCGGCGGCCTCTATCTCGACGCCCTGCGTAACGGTGAAGAACTGCCACGCTATGTCGCCACGGTCAGCGGCGAGACCGACGCGGTGCGGCTCGCCGTGCTGGTCGACGGCGAGCGCGGCCAGGTGACGGTGCGCCATGAGGGCGCCACACCGCCTCAGGGACGCGACTACGAACTTTGGCTGATCGAGGGCGACAATCCGCCGGTCTCGCTGGGCGTCATTGACGCGAACGGCCGCACCGCGATCGATACGGCGCCCGACCTGCGCGACGCCCTTGCCGGCGCGGTACTCGCCGTCAGCGACGAACCCGCCGGCGGTTCGCCGACCGGCGCGCCAACCGGCGCGGTTCTCGCCACCGGCTCGCTGCTGCCGTTCTGA
- a CDS encoding MFS transporter: MPTLPTSTGPLLLGAASLMFAGGLNGLILPVRGAQEGFSAFSLGLLGTGWAIGFVLGCLIVPRTVKRVGHIRAFGAMTALAGVAILLSLLLMHPIAWVPLRALSGFCFAGAQQIMESWLNERSGPESRGRVFGLYAMVNLSANTAGQMVLPLGDTSAATFFVLGAIFYALALIPTALYATQQPAPLTKVSLDIPKLWRNSPVAVAGILLVGIANSAFGTLAAVYGNQIGMSVTAIAIFVSATLLAGAAAQVPVGYASDRTDRRYVLIAVCAAAIVTAAWFVAVSPRAIVPILIGATFFGAFIHTMYPLLISHANDHAPDGDFLRTAGGLLLLFGVGSIIGPLVAGVVMNVAGPEGMFWTTAGAHLALIAFAAWRISQRAPSDTRERFVRILTARFSTPQTLVLNPRSDRAADEPQEDRP; encoded by the coding sequence ATGCCCACACTGCCCACGTCCACCGGCCCGTTGCTGCTCGGCGCCGCCTCGCTGATGTTCGCGGGCGGGCTGAACGGGCTCATCCTTCCCGTTCGTGGCGCGCAGGAGGGCTTTTCGGCCTTCTCCCTCGGTCTTCTGGGAACCGGCTGGGCGATCGGCTTCGTGCTCGGCTGCCTGATCGTGCCGCGCACGGTCAAGCGGGTCGGGCATATCCGGGCGTTCGGCGCGATGACCGCGCTCGCCGGCGTCGCGATCCTGCTGTCGCTGCTTCTGATGCATCCGATCGCCTGGGTGCCGCTCAGGGCGCTGTCGGGCTTCTGTTTCGCCGGTGCCCAGCAGATCATGGAAAGCTGGCTCAACGAACGCAGCGGGCCGGAATCGCGCGGCCGCGTGTTCGGGCTCTACGCGATGGTCAATCTGTCGGCCAACACGGCCGGCCAGATGGTGCTGCCGCTCGGCGACACGTCGGCGGCGACGTTCTTCGTCCTGGGCGCGATCTTCTACGCGCTGGCGCTGATCCCGACGGCGCTCTACGCCACCCAGCAGCCGGCGCCGCTGACCAAGGTGTCTCTCGACATCCCCAAGCTGTGGCGCAACTCGCCGGTCGCGGTCGCCGGCATCCTCCTGGTCGGCATCGCCAATTCGGCGTTCGGCACGCTGGCGGCCGTCTACGGCAACCAGATCGGCATGAGCGTCACGGCGATCGCCATTTTCGTGTCGGCGACGCTGCTTGCCGGCGCGGCCGCGCAGGTGCCGGTCGGCTACGCCTCGGACCGAACGGACAGGCGCTACGTGCTGATCGCCGTGTGCGCCGCCGCGATCGTGACGGCCGCATGGTTCGTTGCGGTCAGCCCGCGCGCGATCGTGCCGATCCTGATCGGCGCGACCTTCTTCGGCGCCTTCATCCACACCATGTATCCGCTGCTGATCAGCCATGCCAACGACCATGCGCCGGACGGCGATTTCCTGCGCACGGCGGGCGGACTGCTGTTGCTGTTCGGCGTCGGCTCGATCATCGGCCCGCTGGTCGCCGGCGTGGTGATGAACGTGGCAGGGCCCGAGGGCATGTTCTGGACGACGGCCGGGGCGCATCTGGCGCTGATCGCCTTTGCCGCCTGGAGGATCAGCCAGCGCGCACCGTCGGACACCCGCGAGCGCTTCGTGCGCATCCTGACGGCGCGGTTCTCGACGCCGCAGACGCTGGTCCTCAATCCGCGCTCGGACAGGGCGGCGGACGAGCCCCAAGAGGACCGGCCGTAG